In Bradysia coprophila strain Holo2 unplaced genomic scaffold, BU_Bcop_v1 contig_358, whole genome shotgun sequence, one DNA window encodes the following:
- the LOC119081755 gene encoding probable cytochrome P450 303a1 isoform X1, translating into MMLYSFNFFFVYVISRKVPLDTNQHSKMLPTLFVFVIVFIIFLWLDCRKPNLFPPGPKWLPIIGSALYVHNERMRTGMLWKAMISIATNYKHNGVVGFKVGKDKTVVAINPESIREMTLNEHLDGRPNGILYETRTWGSRLGVMLTDGELWMDQRRFVVRHLKEFGFARRGMVEMIQTEAQHMLADYRQIVGKQNGKALVPMHDAFNSYVLNTLWCMMTGTRYDKGNLKLKQLQSLLHTLIKNLDMMGALFSHFPLLRFLAPSYSGYKEFVEIHQTMHTFIENELENHKRNFKIENEPSDLMDVYLQVLQDPERKDSFSEKQLLAICLDMFIAGSETTVKTINFTLLYIIRKQDVQRKAQQEIDSVVGRERLPVLEDRTRMPYCEAIILEGLRIFMGNTFGLPHRALQDTELCGYKIPKDSIVIACFAGMMMDSGIWPDPHEFRPERFLDQNNKINIPLQYNPFGAGKRRCMGEMMARSSLFLFVTTLLQNFNFLVPQGHPLPSDKPIDGATPSIQHYTALVENRQ; encoded by the exons ATGATGCTGTAttcattcaactttttttttgtttatgtaatAAGTCGTAAAGTACCTCTTG ACACCAATCAACATAGTAAAATGCTTCCTACGCTCTTTGTCTTTGTCAtcgtttttataattttcctttGGTTGGATTGCCGTAAACCAAACCTGTTCCCACCTGGTCCCAAATGGCTACCCATCATTGGCAGTGCTTTGTATGTACACAACGAACGAATGCGCACTGGTATGTTATGGAAGGCAATGATATCGATAGCAACAAATTACAAGCACAACGGAGTGGTGGGCTTCAAAGTGGGTAAAGATAAAACAGTGGTAGCAATAAATCCTGAATCGATTCGAGAGATGACATTGAACGAACATCTGGATGGACGACCGAATGGAATACTGTATGAAACTCGTACATGGGGCTCGAGACTAGGTGTCATGCTTACAGACGGTGAACTGTGGATGGATCAGAGACGATTCGTTGTACGACATTTAAAAGaattcggatttgctagacgcgGTATGGTGGAAATGATTCAAACGGAAGCCCAACATATGCTAGCTGACTACCGTCAAATTGTCGGTAAACAGAATGGAAAGGCTCTAGTGCCAATGCATGACGCATTCAATTCGTATGTGCTTAACACGCTTTGGTGCATGATGACTGGCACTCGATATGATAAAggcaatttgaaattgaaacaattgCAGTCGTTACTTCACActctaattaaaaatcttgATATGATGGGCGCCCTATTTAGTCACTTTCCGTTATTGAGATTTCTTGCGCCTAGCTATTCGGGCTACAaagaatttgttgaaattcatcaGACGATGCACACGTTCATTGAAAATGAACTGGAAAAtcataaacgaaattttaagaTCGAAAATGAACCGAGTGACTTAATGGACGTCTACCTGCAAGTGCTACAAGATCCGGAGAGAAAAGACAGTTTTTCCGAAAAGCAGCTTCTAGCTATATGTTTGGATATGTTCATCGCTGGCTCAGAGACAACG GTAAAAACGATTAATTTCACATTGCTGTACATAATTCGCAAACAAGATGTTCAACGGAAAGCTCAGCAAGAAATCGATTCGGTGGTGGGAAGGGAAAGACTTCCTGTACTCGAAGACAGGACAAG AATGCCATATTGCGAAGCCATTATTCTTGAAGGATTGCGTATTTTCATGGGCAACACTTTTGGTCTGCCACATCGTGCATTACAAGATACAGAGTTGTGTGGATACAAAATTCCAAAG GATTCGATAGTGATTGCCTGTTTTGCTGGAATGATGATGGACAGTGGTATTTGGCCTGATCCACACGAGTTTCGGCCGGAACGATTCCTAGACCAGAATAACAAAATCAATATTCCGCTACAGTATAATCCATTCGGCGCCGGGAAGCGTCGATGTATGGGTGAAATGATGGCCAGATCGAGTCTGTTTCTGTTTGTCACAACACTTTTgcagaatttcaattttcttgtgCCACAAGGTCATCCTCTGCCGTCG
- the LOC119081755 gene encoding probable cytochrome P450 303a1 isoform X2 has protein sequence MLPTLFVFVIVFIIFLWLDCRKPNLFPPGPKWLPIIGSALYVHNERMRTGMLWKAMISIATNYKHNGVVGFKVGKDKTVVAINPESIREMTLNEHLDGRPNGILYETRTWGSRLGVMLTDGELWMDQRRFVVRHLKEFGFARRGMVEMIQTEAQHMLADYRQIVGKQNGKALVPMHDAFNSYVLNTLWCMMTGTRYDKGNLKLKQLQSLLHTLIKNLDMMGALFSHFPLLRFLAPSYSGYKEFVEIHQTMHTFIENELENHKRNFKIENEPSDLMDVYLQVLQDPERKDSFSEKQLLAICLDMFIAGSETTVKTINFTLLYIIRKQDVQRKAQQEIDSVVGRERLPVLEDRTRMPYCEAIILEGLRIFMGNTFGLPHRALQDTELCGYKIPKDSIVIACFAGMMMDSGIWPDPHEFRPERFLDQNNKINIPLQYNPFGAGKRRCMGEMMARSSLFLFVTTLLQNFNFLVPQGHPLPSDKPIDGATPSIQHYTALVENRQ, from the exons ATGCTTCCTACGCTCTTTGTCTTTGTCAtcgtttttataattttcctttGGTTGGATTGCCGTAAACCAAACCTGTTCCCACCTGGTCCCAAATGGCTACCCATCATTGGCAGTGCTTTGTATGTACACAACGAACGAATGCGCACTGGTATGTTATGGAAGGCAATGATATCGATAGCAACAAATTACAAGCACAACGGAGTGGTGGGCTTCAAAGTGGGTAAAGATAAAACAGTGGTAGCAATAAATCCTGAATCGATTCGAGAGATGACATTGAACGAACATCTGGATGGACGACCGAATGGAATACTGTATGAAACTCGTACATGGGGCTCGAGACTAGGTGTCATGCTTACAGACGGTGAACTGTGGATGGATCAGAGACGATTCGTTGTACGACATTTAAAAGaattcggatttgctagacgcgGTATGGTGGAAATGATTCAAACGGAAGCCCAACATATGCTAGCTGACTACCGTCAAATTGTCGGTAAACAGAATGGAAAGGCTCTAGTGCCAATGCATGACGCATTCAATTCGTATGTGCTTAACACGCTTTGGTGCATGATGACTGGCACTCGATATGATAAAggcaatttgaaattgaaacaattgCAGTCGTTACTTCACActctaattaaaaatcttgATATGATGGGCGCCCTATTTAGTCACTTTCCGTTATTGAGATTTCTTGCGCCTAGCTATTCGGGCTACAaagaatttgttgaaattcatcaGACGATGCACACGTTCATTGAAAATGAACTGGAAAAtcataaacgaaattttaagaTCGAAAATGAACCGAGTGACTTAATGGACGTCTACCTGCAAGTGCTACAAGATCCGGAGAGAAAAGACAGTTTTTCCGAAAAGCAGCTTCTAGCTATATGTTTGGATATGTTCATCGCTGGCTCAGAGACAACG GTAAAAACGATTAATTTCACATTGCTGTACATAATTCGCAAACAAGATGTTCAACGGAAAGCTCAGCAAGAAATCGATTCGGTGGTGGGAAGGGAAAGACTTCCTGTACTCGAAGACAGGACAAG AATGCCATATTGCGAAGCCATTATTCTTGAAGGATTGCGTATTTTCATGGGCAACACTTTTGGTCTGCCACATCGTGCATTACAAGATACAGAGTTGTGTGGATACAAAATTCCAAAG GATTCGATAGTGATTGCCTGTTTTGCTGGAATGATGATGGACAGTGGTATTTGGCCTGATCCACACGAGTTTCGGCCGGAACGATTCCTAGACCAGAATAACAAAATCAATATTCCGCTACAGTATAATCCATTCGGCGCCGGGAAGCGTCGATGTATGGGTGAAATGATGGCCAGATCGAGTCTGTTTCTGTTTGTCACAACACTTTTgcagaatttcaattttcttgtgCCACAAGGTCATCCTCTGCCGTCG